The DNA region ATGCCGGTGACCTTTTTCCGTTTTCTGTTCGCCTCGGAAGACTACTATTCCCGGGCCATTTATGCCACTTTTACCAGGCTGGTGCGTTTTGTTGCTTTGAATATTGCTTTGATCCTGCCCGCTACTTATGTGTCCATCGTGACTTATCACCAGGAACTGCTGCCCACCAGCTTGCTATTGTCCATCGCCGCCGGCCGGGAACCGGTACCTTTTCCCGCCTTCCTTGAGGCTTTCTTGATGGAAACCACCTTTGAGATCTTGCGGGAAGCGGGTATCAGGCTGCCCCGCCCCGTGGGTCAAGCCACCAGTATTGTGGGCGCTCTGGTGATCGGTAACGCCGCCGTTTCCGCCGGCCTGGTGTCCCCGGCGATGGTAATCGTCGTTTCCTTAACGGCGCTGGCTTCTTTCATTATTCCTACCCCGTCGGGGGCTTTTGCCATCCGGCTTTTGCGGTTTCCCTTGATGTTTTTTGCCGCTGCCCTGGGCTTCTTCGGGGTGATGGTGGCCCTGATGGCGATCCTGACCCACCTGTGCACCTTGCGCTCCTTTGGCGTGCCCTATCTCTCACTGCTTTCTCCCGTGCATATAAAAGGCTTAAAGGATTCCTTTGTGCGGGCGCCCTGGTGGATGATGGCGAAAAGAAGGTGATGCAGGAATGAACGATCACAATTACACGCAAATCTCCGGCGGGCAGCTGGTCCTGCTCCTCATTACCCTGGTGGGAGCGACGGCTATTCTTTACGCCCCTTCGATGTCTATTAGAATTGCGGGGCGGGATGCCTGGCTGTCAATTCTGGTCCCAGCCACTTTGTACGGGCTGCTGGTGGTCTGGGTTACCACTAGACTGGCCCTGGGCTTTGCCGGCCTCTCATTCCGGGAGTACACCGAGGCCCTGACCGGCAAATGGATGGCGCGGCTCATCAATTTCCTCTATTGCCTTTACGCGGTCACATTATTGATCGTGATCGTGCGGGAGTTCGGCAATGTCCTCAGTACCGCTTTCATGCCGGAGACGCCCATGCTGGTCTTTCACTTGTCCCTCCTGGTGCTGTGCATTTATGCCACCTGGGGCGGCATCGAAGTTATCTGCCGGGTGAATCAATTCCACCTACCCCTCTTGTTTTTTACCATTGCCTTCTTGTTCCTGTTTTTGGCCAAGGATGTGAAATTGGACAGGCTGCTGCCCTTTATGGAAAACGGTTTTGTGCCTGTGCTTAAAGGGGCCATCGTCCCCTGCGCTTTCCGCGGTGAGGTTTTTGTGCTCCTGTGGCTGGTCTCCCACCTGAAGGAACCCTGGGACGGCCCCAGGCTGGGCACCCTAGCGGTGGCCATTCTCGGCATTCTCCTGGCCCTGGATACTTTCACCATTTTGACCGTTCTCGGCAAGGAACTGTCTTCCCGGGAAACCCTGGCCACCCTGTCGGTGGTGCGTTATATTAACATCGGTGATTTCCTGAACCGGACGGAAGGATTGGCACTCATCATCTGGATCTGCAGTGTTGTGACGAAAGCCAGCGCTTTCTTCTACATCGCGGCGGAGTCAGCCAAAGCTGCTTTAGGCCTGCCGCGCAGCAACGGGTATCTCCTTGGCGGGCTGGGGCTCATCATCCTGGTGGCGGCTCTTTATATTTTTAAAAACGATCTCCAAGTCGTTTGGTTCCTGGAAAAACTGTTTCCGCCCCTTTCCTTGCTCTTCCAACTGATCATTCCCGGCGCGCTGCTGGGCCTGGCCTGGGTCAAGAAGAAAGGAGCCGGCTCCCGTGGTTAAAAAGTACGGTTTACTGTTCTTGCTACTGTGGTTTACCTTATGGGTGTCAGGCTGCTGGAGTAAAAAGGAAATCGAAAACCTAGCCATCGTTTCCGCCATCGGCGTTGATTTTGTGGAAATAGACGGGAAGCCCAAGTGGGAAGTGACCATGGAAATTTACCACCCGAAAGCCCTGGCTCCCACCGGCGGCGACGGCATCAGCAGGGGAGGCAGCGGGCAAAAACTCATCAGCTGGATTGTGACTTCCGTCGGCGATACCGTCGACGAAGCCATTAATCACATCAGCGCCCGCACACCCCGGGTGCTGTTTTTCGCCCACACCAGGGTCGTGATCGTTGGTAAGGAGGCGGTGGAGAATTATAACCTGGAAGAAGTCTTGTCCCTCTTTTTCAGCAGCCATGAAGCCCGTTTGCGGAACTGGGTCTTAATTGCCGACGGAACAGCCAAGGAAGTGCTGCTGACCGGGCCGGAAATGGAACCCACCCGGGCCGGTGAACTGGAGGAATTAATCCAGCAAACCAGGAAAAGGTTGTCCAAAGCGGAAGTCCTCAATTTCCGGGATGTGGGAGAGGCCATGGCCTTACCCGGCAAGGATGTGATTACCGGCCGGGTAGAGGTCTTCAAAACTCCGGAGCCCCCTACCGCTATCTACCTTCCAGGGCAGGAGTCCGTGCGGCACACCATGAGACTGAGCGGCGGCGCCGTCTTTTCTAAGGGGGACTTTGCCGGCTGGTTCAGTGATCTGGAAACCCGGGGCTACTTGTTCCTGGTCGGCAAAGCGCGGATGACGATTGTGCCTATCCATCTAGCCAATGATGATACCTTTGACGGCAATGTCAGGATTATCAAGGCCAGCAGCAGGATCATCCCGGAGATCGCCGGGAGTGACCTTAAAATGAAAGTCATGATCCAGGCAGAAGGGCATTTGGAAGGCTTTTTCCCGGGCGATTTCGCCGTCACCTCCGGCTTCTTCGATGAGGTGGGCCGCAAAACGGCTCTGGAACTGAAAAAGGATATCCTGGCGGCCCTCAACAAGGCCAAGGAATACCGGGCGGATATTTTCGGCTTCGGGGAACAGGTTTACCGCCGGTACCCCAAGTACTGGCAGTTGGTGAAGGAGCAGTGGCGGGACTATTTCGCCAGCCTGCCGGTGGAGGTAGAGGTGAAAGTGACCATCCGCCGCACCGGCATTTTTGAAGAACCGGTGCCTTCCCGCTAGCGGGTTTATGCTTTATAATACTACTAATAAACCGGTAGGAGGGAGAACCGTGAAGCATATTCTGGCCCTTTTGGTAGTGAACCGCCCCAAGGTGCTGTCTCACATTTCCGGGTTAGTCAGCCGCCGGGCGTATAACATCGATAGCATTGCCGCCGGCCGTACGGAGGATCCCAAAATCACCAGGATTACCCTGGTGGTGGAATGTGAAGAAGACGAGATCCAGCAAGTGGAGAACCAATTGGCCAAACTGGTGGACGTCATTAAAGTAACCAACTTGACCCGGGAAAAATGTGTCGTCCGGGAACTGGCTTTAATCAAGGTGCGGGCCTCCTCGGAGAAAAGAAGCGATATCGTGGATATCTGCAATATCTTCCGGGCCAAGATCGTGGATGTGACCAGGGAAGCCATGATCGTGGAATTGACAGGGGAAAGCGATAAAATTGAAGCATTGATGGACGTGTTAAAGGAACACGGCATTGTGGAGATCGTCCGCACCGGTACCATTTCCCTGTCCCGGGGGCCGGAGGCGGCAAAATTTGTAAGCAAAGAGCAATGTTGTTGACATTTTTGTAGCATTTATATAAGCTGATGATAGGTTGTCTGACAATGCGCTCGTGGTAAACAAGAAACCCAGGGGGAGGGAGAGTGCCATGGTTAATTTGACCATCGACGGGCATCCTGTGTCAGTTCCCGAAGGTACGACCGTGCTGGAGGCGGCCCGGGAAATCGGCATTGATATACCGAACCTGTGCTATGACAAGCATCTTACCCCAGCAGGTGCCTGCCGGATGTGTGTTGTTTCCATTGAGGGGTTTCGCAACCTGGCCACGGCCTGTACGACGGTAGTGTCCGAAGGCATGGTGGTGCAAACCGAGACCCCGGAAGTCGTTGAAGCCAGGAAGATGATTCTCGATTTAATCCTGGCTAATCACCCGCAGGATTGTCTGACTTGTGAAAAAACAGGGAATTGCCAGTTACAAGACTTGTGTTATCGCTACGGTGTGAAAACCACCACCTTTGCCGGTGAGCGCCGGAATGTGCCGAAAGACACCGGCAATCACCTCATCGAACGGGATTACAATAAATGTATCCTCTGCGGTAAATGTGTCCGGGTCTGCGCCGAAGTCCAAGGCACCAATGCCGTGGATTTCGTGGGCCGGGGTTTCCAGACCGTGGTGGATACCGCTTTCCGGGAGCATCTCAACCTGGAGAACTGCCGTTTCTGCGGCCAGTGCGTGGAAATGTGCCCCACCGGAGCTTTGATCAACAAGCAGTTCAAGGGTACCAGGCCCTGGCAAATCACCAAGAAAGTCAGGACCACTTGTCCTTTCTGCGGCACGGGCTGCAATTTTGATCTGAACGTCAAAGACGGCAAGATCATCGGCGTCACCACCGGTAACCCGGACGGGGTGGTCAACGGGCGAGCCCTCTGCGTGAAAGGGCGCTTCCACACCGACATGATCTACAGCCCGGAAAGGATTACCACGCCTTTAATCAAGAAAAACGGGGAATTCGTCCCGGCCACCTGGGATGAAGCTTTGGATCTGGTCGCTTCCAAGTTCAAGGAGATCAAGGAGCAGTACGGCAGCGATGCCATCGCGGCTTTGAGTTCCGCGCGCTGCACCAATGAAGACAACTATGTCATGCAGAAATTCGTGCGGGCGGTGATCGGCACCAACAACGTCGACCACTGCGCCCGGACGTGACACGCGCCTACCGTAGCCGGTCTGGCTACTGTATTTGGCAGCGGTGCAATGACCAACTCTATTGGTGAAATTGAGTTTAACGATTGCCTTTTCGTCATCGGTTCCAACGCCCCTGAAGCCCATCCGGTGATCGGGAGCAAGATGAAGAGAGCCAAGAGAAGGGGAGCCAAGCTCATCGTCGCCGATCCCAGGAAGACGGAACTGGCGGAAATGGCCGACGTATGGCTGCGGCTGATTCCCGGTACCGATGCGGCTTTGATCAACGGGATGATTCACATTATCATCACCGAGGGCTGGGAAGACCGGGAGTTCATTGAAACCCGGTGCGAGGGCTTTGATGACATGTGGAAAGTAGTGCAAAACTACCCGCCCAGCCGGGCCGCCGAGATCACCGGTGTTCCCGAAGAACTGATCTACCGGGCGGCGGAGCTTTACGCCAAGACCAAGCATGCCGGTATTTACTACACTTTAGGTATCACCGAGCATACCACCGGTACCGCCAACGTGATGAACCTGGCCAACCTGGCCATGGTCACCGGCCATGTGGGCCTCGAAAGGGCCGGGGTCAACCCGTTGAGAGGCCAGAACAACGTACAAGGGGCCTGCGACATGGGTGCCCTGCCCAACGTTTTCCCAGGCTACCAAGCCGTCAGCAACCCGCAGGTGATTGAGAAATTCGAGAAAGCCTGGGGTGTAACCCTGAACCGGCAAATGGGTCTCCGCATTCCGGAGATGATTGATATGGCGTTGTACGGCCAGGTGAAAGCCATGTACATCATGGGTGAAGACCCGGTTCTCACGGACCCTGACGCCAACCATGTCCGGAAAGCCTTGGAGAAGCTGGATTTCATGGTGGTGCAGGATCTGTTCCTCACCGAGACGGCCAAGTATGCCGATGTATTCCTCCCGGCGGCCTGTTATGCCGAGAAGGAAGGCACTTTTACCAACACGGAGCGCCGGGTGCAGAGAGTGAGAAAAGCCGTGGAACCCCCCGGCCAGTGCCGCCAGGATTGGGAGATCATCTGCGACCTGTCCCGCCGCATGGGTTATGACATGGACTACTGCTGCAGTGAGCAGATTTTCAATGAAATGAGGAGCTTAACACCGAGTTATGCCGGCATCACCTACGCCAGGATTGACAAGGTGGGCATCCAGTGGCCCTGCCCGTCGGAAGACCATCCCGGCACCAAGTTCCTGCACCAGGGCACTTTCCCCAGAGGAAAAGGTCTCCTGCAGGGCATAGAGTATGAAGCACCGGCGGAATTGACCAATGAAGAATACCCGATGCTCATGACCACCGGCCGGATGCTGTATCACTATAACGTGACCACCAGGCGTTCCGCCAACCTGGACCGGCTGCGTCCCCATGAGCTGGCCCAGTTGAATCCGGTGGATGCGGCGAAAATCGGCGTGCAAGAGGGAGATGAGATCCGCGTCAGTTCCCGCCGCGGTTCCATCACCACCAAAGTCACTCTTACGGAAAAAGTACCGCCCGGCATTATGTTCATGACGTTCCACTACTGGGAGTCCCCGGTCAATGAGTTGACCAACTCCGCTTATGACCCGATTAGTAAGACGGCGGAGTACAAGGTGTCGGCGGTGCGCATCGAGAAAGTGTCATAAGAGGGAGCAGCCCAGCGCTGCTCCTTTCTATTTGATGCTCGCCCGGTACACCTGGTACCGGTGCAGGACGGGGCAGCCCAGGGTGTTTTCAATCAGGCTCCGCACCGTCAGGTTGT from Clostridia bacterium includes:
- a CDS encoding Ger(x)C family spore germination protein; protein product: MVKKYGLLFLLLWFTLWVSGCWSKKEIENLAIVSAIGVDFVEIDGKPKWEVTMEIYHPKALAPTGGDGISRGGSGQKLISWIVTSVGDTVDEAINHISARTPRVLFFAHTRVVIVGKEAVENYNLEEVLSLFFSSHEARLRNWVLIADGTAKEVLLTGPEMEPTRAGELEELIQQTRKRLSKAEVLNFRDVGEAMALPGKDVITGRVEVFKTPEPPTAIYLPGQESVRHTMRLSGGAVFSKGDFAGWFSDLETRGYLFLVGKARMTIVPIHLANDDTFDGNVRIIKASSRIIPEIAGSDLKMKVMIQAEGHLEGFFPGDFAVTSGFFDEVGRKTALELKKDILAALNKAKEYRADIFGFGEQVYRRYPKYWQLVKEQWRDYFASLPVEVEVKVTIRRTGIFEEPVPSR
- a CDS encoding endospore germination permease, with amino-acid sequence MNDHNYTQISGGQLVLLLITLVGATAILYAPSMSIRIAGRDAWLSILVPATLYGLLVVWVTTRLALGFAGLSFREYTEALTGKWMARLINFLYCLYAVTLLIVIVREFGNVLSTAFMPETPMLVFHLSLLVLCIYATWGGIEVICRVNQFHLPLLFFTIAFLFLFLAKDVKLDRLLPFMENGFVPVLKGAIVPCAFRGEVFVLLWLVSHLKEPWDGPRLGTLAVAILGILLALDTFTILTVLGKELSSRETLATLSVVRYINIGDFLNRTEGLALIIWICSVVTKASAFFYIAAESAKAALGLPRSNGYLLGGLGLIILVAALYIFKNDLQVVWFLEKLFPPLSLLFQLIIPGALLGLAWVKKKGAGSRG
- the fdhF gene encoding formate dehydrogenase subunit alpha; its protein translation is MVNLTIDGHPVSVPEGTTVLEAAREIGIDIPNLCYDKHLTPAGACRMCVVSIEGFRNLATACTTVVSEGMVVQTETPEVVEARKMILDLILANHPQDCLTCEKTGNCQLQDLCYRYGVKTTTFAGERRNVPKDTGNHLIERDYNKCILCGKCVRVCAEVQGTNAVDFVGRGFQTVVDTAFREHLNLENCRFCGQCVEMCPTGALINKQFKGTRPWQITKKVRTTCPFCGTGCNFDLNVKDGKIIGVTTGNPDGVVNGRALCVKGRFHTDMIYSPERITTPLIKKNGEFVPATWDEALDLVASKFKEIKEQYGSDAIAALSSARCTNEDNYVMQKFVRAVIGTNNVDHCARTUHAPTVAGLATVFGSGAMTNSIGEIEFNDCLFVIGSNAPEAHPVIGSKMKRAKRRGAKLIVADPRKTELAEMADVWLRLIPGTDAALINGMIHIIITEGWEDREFIETRCEGFDDMWKVVQNYPPSRAAEITGVPEELIYRAAELYAKTKHAGIYYTLGITEHTTGTANVMNLANLAMVTGHVGLERAGVNPLRGQNNVQGACDMGALPNVFPGYQAVSNPQVIEKFEKAWGVTLNRQMGLRIPEMIDMALYGQVKAMYIMGEDPVLTDPDANHVRKALEKLDFMVVQDLFLTETAKYADVFLPAACYAEKEGTFTNTERRVQRVRKAVEPPGQCRQDWEIICDLSRRMGYDMDYCCSEQIFNEMRSLTPSYAGITYARIDKVGIQWPCPSEDHPGTKFLHQGTFPRGKGLLQGIEYEAPAELTNEEYPMLMTTGRMLYHYNVTTRRSANLDRLRPHELAQLNPVDAAKIGVQEGDEIRVSSRRGSITTKVTLTEKVPPGIMFMTFHYWESPVNELTNSAYDPISKTAEYKVSAVRIEKVS
- the ilvN gene encoding acetolactate synthase small subunit, which encodes MKHILALLVVNRPKVLSHISGLVSRRAYNIDSIAAGRTEDPKITRITLVVECEEDEIQQVENQLAKLVDVIKVTNLTREKCVVRELALIKVRASSEKRSDIVDICNIFRAKIVDVTREAMIVELTGESDKIEALMDVLKEHGIVEIVRTGTISLSRGPEAAKFVSKEQCC